A region of Fibrobacterota bacterium DNA encodes the following proteins:
- a CDS encoding phage tail protein yields MRRRGFLALIPALGFGMAMAASPAHRSQPSVQTAFGPFTLKVEIEGVTQGVFQSVEGLASESEVVSGEEYGAPAWIPGPSQGSRLILRRPYDPTLSGLWRWRQSVIDGDAQKRDGHIFVFDAGGKLVAHWVFRKGWPSRWEVPKLEAGVPNAAEEVVEIVHQGLSLESQ; encoded by the coding sequence ATGCGCCGGAGAGGTTTCCTGGCGTTGATCCCGGCTCTCGGTTTCGGGATGGCCATGGCGGCATCCCCTGCCCATCGATCCCAGCCATCCGTTCAGACGGCTTTCGGGCCGTTCACGCTTAAGGTCGAGATCGAAGGCGTGACCCAAGGGGTATTCCAAAGCGTTGAGGGCCTTGCCTCCGAATCGGAGGTGGTTTCCGGAGAGGAATACGGGGCGCCTGCTTGGATACCCGGCCCCTCGCAAGGGTCCCGCCTTATCCTGCGCCGTCCTTATGATCCGACCTTGAGCGGGCTATGGCGTTGGCGGCAATCGGTGATCGATGGCGACGCGCAAAAACGGGATGGCCACATATTCGTTTTCGATGCGGGCGGCAAGCTCGTTGCGCATTGGGTTTTCCGCAAAGGTTGGCCCAGCCGCTGGGAAGTGCCGAAATTGGAAGCCGGCGTACCCAATGCGGCCGAAGAGGTGGTGGAGATCGTGCACCAAGGCCTGAGCTTGGAAAGCCAGTAG
- a CDS encoding peroxiredoxin encodes MAVLVNKQAPDFKAAAAVGPNESKEINLSDYKGKKYVVLFFYPLDFTFVCPTEIHAFQDALGEFESRNVQVIGVSVDSVNSHQAWLRTPKNDGGIQGVTYPIVADITKSISRDYDVLDEAAGITYRATFIINKDGKVMAQNISHRPIGRSVEEALRLVDAVQYNEQHGEVCPAGWTKGKKAMKGSNEGVRAYFQGK; translated from the coding sequence ATGGCCGTCCTCGTCAATAAGCAAGCCCCCGATTTCAAAGCCGCCGCCGCCGTAGGGCCGAACGAGAGCAAAGAAATCAATCTGTCCGATTACAAAGGCAAGAAGTACGTGGTCCTCTTCTTCTATCCCCTGGACTTCACCTTCGTCTGCCCCACCGAAATCCACGCCTTCCAGGACGCGTTGGGCGAATTCGAATCCCGCAACGTCCAGGTCATCGGCGTTTCCGTGGATTCGGTGAACAGCCATCAGGCCTGGCTGCGCACGCCCAAGAACGATGGCGGCATCCAAGGCGTGACCTATCCCATAGTCGCCGACATCACCAAGTCCATCTCGCGCGATTACGACGTGCTGGACGAAGCGGCCGGCATCACCTACCGCGCAACCTTCATCATCAACAAGGATGGCAAGGTCATGGCCCAGAACATCAGCCATCGCCCCATCGGCCGTTCGGTGGAAGAGGCGTTGCGCCTCGTCGACGCCGTGCAGTACAACGAACAGCATGGCGAAGTCTGCCCCGCGGGTTGGACCAAGGGCAAGAAGGCCATGAAGGGCAGCAACGAAGGCGTCCGCGCCTACTTCCAAGGCAAGTAA
- a CDS encoding ribose-phosphate pyrophosphokinase yields MCGQPEEISDIISLKVYANTEFCPRFISDERDLSRIGGQLLGKTIIICSAATNHTRGSLAVRNLILARAAKDNGARRVILVEPDLYFSAQDRGPHRGPDEQSRTVEDLKKFDGQPFTARLYAELLKIAGVDVVVTVHNHSAKVQKLFSYLFNGEFHNLLPAELYADYIRYSDLVVTGKDGDNLVLCAPDHGAEPFMRAVYDTLGLPKTSRIIMEKSRDGERKVTMNVSKESDLTLEQIEGKDVIVLDDMVRTGSTIVECCRLLRQGKPNRVCFGVTHFISSAEARENLNSPHIDEILTLNTIPAILNRDSQGRLRKKLVVLKIEKWIARFLLQYMSRDTGKFEKDFYSVDMSSKNPRWRPPNRY; encoded by the coding sequence ATGTGCGGCCAACCCGAGGAAATCTCGGACATCATCTCGCTCAAGGTCTACGCCAATACCGAATTCTGCCCCCGCTTCATCAGCGATGAACGGGATCTAAGCCGCATCGGCGGGCAATTGCTGGGCAAGACCATCATCATCTGCTCGGCGGCCACCAACCATACCCGCGGCTCCCTGGCCGTCCGCAACCTGATCCTGGCACGCGCGGCCAAGGACAATGGCGCCCGGCGTGTGATCCTCGTCGAACCGGATCTTTACTTCAGCGCCCAGGATCGCGGGCCTCATCGGGGCCCGGACGAACAGAGCCGAACCGTCGAGGATTTGAAAAAGTTCGACGGCCAGCCCTTCACCGCGCGCCTGTACGCCGAGCTGCTCAAGATCGCCGGCGTGGACGTGGTGGTGACGGTCCACAACCATTCCGCCAAGGTGCAGAAACTTTTCTCCTACCTGTTCAACGGCGAATTCCATAACCTGCTGCCCGCCGAGCTTTACGCCGATTACATCCGCTACAGCGATTTGGTGGTTACGGGCAAGGACGGGGATAACCTGGTCCTGTGCGCGCCCGACCACGGCGCCGAACCGTTCATGCGGGCCGTCTACGATACCCTCGGCTTGCCTAAGACCTCGCGCATCATCATGGAAAAAAGCCGGGACGGCGAGCGCAAGGTGACCATGAACGTGAGCAAGGAATCGGACCTCACCTTGGAGCAGATCGAAGGCAAGGACGTGATCGTTCTCGACGACATGGTGCGCACCGGTTCCACCATCGTCGAATGTTGCCGCCTGCTCCGCCAGGGCAAGCCGAACCGGGTTTGCTTCGGCGTGACCCACTTCATCTCCAGCGCCGAGGCCCGGGAAAACCTGAACTCGCCGCATATCGACGAGATCCTGACCCTCAACACCATTCCCGCCATCCTCAACCGCGATTCGCAAGGGCGCCTGCGTAAGAAGCTGGTCGTGCTCAAAATCGAGAAATGGATAGCGCGCTTCCTGCTGCAATACATGAGCCGGGATACGGGCAAGTTCGAAAAGGATTTCTACTCGGTCGACATGTCCTCGAAAAACCCGCGCTGGCGCCCGCCCAACCGCTACTGA
- a CDS encoding glycosyltransferase family 9 protein, producing the protein MSTSAIPKPGPAEGKEKIFVFSHRGALGDFIMTWPALVTLRWKFSDHRFVGLGKLPYLKLAADMGLVDDVYDCEAQEFLSFYSGDMLPRALDGITSALLWMEEEPKLRTLLHQRCSGPFHIHPPFPASGQEHAMDHHLQCLPYFSLPAVPEEDLYFPLTTTRQGYAIIHPGSGSKEKNYDPEFYAFLANELKSRRYPDTRIVLGPAERELKPLFASRFPVIEPEDPLELAHLLSGANLFVGNDSGVSHLAAVLGTKTLALFKGQNYVQWGVRGKDAHNLEAASEAQAMTRIQKALQG; encoded by the coding sequence ATGTCCACCTCCGCGATCCCCAAACCGGGCCCGGCCGAAGGCAAGGAGAAGATCTTCGTCTTTTCCCACCGCGGCGCCTTGGGCGATTTCATCATGACCTGGCCGGCTCTGGTCACCCTGCGCTGGAAATTTTCCGACCACCGCTTCGTAGGGCTGGGCAAGCTCCCGTATCTGAAGCTCGCGGCGGACATGGGCCTGGTGGACGACGTCTACGATTGCGAAGCCCAGGAGTTCCTGTCATTCTACTCCGGCGATATGCTGCCGCGGGCCCTGGACGGAATCACCTCGGCCCTGCTCTGGATGGAGGAAGAGCCCAAGCTCCGGACCCTCTTGCATCAGAGATGCTCCGGCCCTTTCCATATCCATCCGCCTTTCCCGGCTTCGGGCCAGGAACATGCGATGGATCATCATCTCCAATGCCTGCCTTACTTTTCTCTTCCCGCCGTGCCCGAGGAGGATTTGTACTTCCCGCTCACCACCACGCGGCAGGGGTACGCGATCATCCATCCGGGTTCCGGCAGCAAGGAGAAGAATTACGATCCCGAGTTCTACGCCTTCCTGGCGAATGAACTCAAGAGCCGGCGATATCCCGATACGCGCATCGTTCTCGGCCCGGCCGAACGCGAGCTGAAACCCCTGTTCGCGTCGCGCTTTCCCGTGATCGAGCCGGAAGATCCGCTAGAGCTGGCCCACTTGCTTTCCGGCGCCAACCTGTTCGTCGGGAACGACAGCGGCGTGAGCCATCTGGCCGCCGTGCTCGGGACCAAGACCTTGGCCTTGTTCAAAGGGCAGAACTACGTGCAATGGGGCGTGCGCGGGAAGGACGCCCATAACCTGGAAGCCGCGAGCGAGGCCCAGGCGATGACGCGGATCCAGAAGGCCTTGCAAGGGTGA
- a CDS encoding four helix bundle protein — translation MPKLNSYRDLTAWRRGVDLARAAYLVARSLPIEERFELSSQIRRAAVSIPANIAEGYARQYRKEYLQFLAIACGSLAELQTLLILAVKLDLVSRDQIKTAYKEAEEVGKILFSLKKSLYP, via the coding sequence ATGCCGAAATTGAATTCCTACCGGGATTTGACTGCTTGGAGGAGAGGGGTTGATTTGGCTCGAGCTGCGTATCTCGTCGCACGAAGTCTCCCCATTGAAGAGCGCTTTGAGCTTTCCTCGCAAATCAGGAGAGCGGCGGTTTCAATACCCGCTAATATTGCGGAGGGTTACGCTCGGCAGTACCGGAAGGAGTATCTCCAATTCCTCGCAATCGCTTGTGGCTCTCTAGCTGAATTGCAAACATTGCTGATCTTGGCGGTAAAGCTGGATCTCGTATCCCGGGACCAAATCAAAACCGCTTACAAAGAGGCTGAAGAGGTCGGAAAGATCCTATTCAGCCTGAAAAAATCCCTGTACCCTTAA
- a CDS encoding MBL fold metallo-hydrolase gives MFIPIPRIVVLFLAPCTGIFLACSPWAVPEKEAPGLRVFFVDVGQGDACALRTPEGKWYLNDVGNDERALIAFLRHVRADTLQAIVLSHTDLDHFGALPAVLHAFPVKKVFLPEGTRSDSAWLEAMRALDVSGADKATLFEGDTLLWDAVRVRALWPAPRATYSGNDLSTVLRVESAGMRILLTGDIEDPVERIILSDHPDLAADILKVAHHGSRTSSGLGFIEAVHPRWAVISCDSSVYGHPHAEALADLRWVMEDGASGDEASGDDARILRTDREGTIAFELGEWGVRRIEPWE, from the coding sequence ATGTTTATCCCCATCCCTAGAATTGTCGTTCTATTCCTGGCCCCGTGCACGGGCATTTTCCTCGCCTGTTCGCCCTGGGCGGTCCCCGAAAAAGAGGCCCCCGGCCTGCGCGTTTTTTTCGTGGACGTTGGACAGGGGGATGCCTGCGCCCTGCGGACTCCCGAAGGCAAATGGTACTTGAATGACGTCGGGAACGATGAGCGGGCCTTGATCGCGTTTCTCAGACATGTCCGGGCGGACACCTTGCAAGCCATCGTCCTTTCCCATACGGACCTGGATCACTTCGGCGCCCTGCCCGCGGTGCTGCATGCCTTCCCCGTGAAAAAGGTGTTTTTGCCCGAAGGGACCCGATCGGATTCGGCCTGGTTGGAGGCGATGCGCGCATTGGACGTCTCCGGGGCGGATAAGGCAACCCTCTTCGAGGGCGATACCTTGCTTTGGGACGCGGTGCGGGTGCGGGCCCTATGGCCGGCTCCCCGCGCCACGTATTCGGGAAACGATCTTTCCACGGTACTGCGCGTGGAGAGCGCGGGGATGCGCATCCTCCTGACGGGGGATATCGAGGACCCTGTCGAACGAATCATCCTTTCGGATCACCCCGATCTCGCGGCGGATATCCTGAAAGTGGCGCACCACGGGAGCCGAACCTCCAGCGGGCTGGGCTTCATCGAAGCGGTGCATCCGCGCTGGGCGGTCATCTCCTGCGATAGCTCGGTTTACGGCCATCCCCATGCGGAAGCGTTGGCGGATTTGCGATGGGTGATGGAAGACGGCGCGTCGGGCGACGAAGCGTCGGGGGACGACGCGCGCATCTTGCGGACGGACCGGGAAGGGACGATCGCCTTCGAATTGGGCGAATGGGGAGTAAGGAGGATTGAACCTTGGGAGTGA